From one Dama dama isolate Ldn47 chromosome 4, ASM3311817v1, whole genome shotgun sequence genomic stretch:
- the LOC133054464 gene encoding C-X-C motif chemokine 17, with product MKVLISSLLLLLPLMLMSAVSSSSHTGVARGQRDQRQASGRWLREGGQECECQDWFLRGPRRTLMTAPRLTKKPCPCDHFKGRMKKTRHQRHHRKSNTLSKACQQFLTRCLLESIALPL from the exons ATGAAGGTTCtaatctcctccctcctcctgttGCTGCCACTAATGCTGATGTCCGCAGTCTCCAGCAGCTCACacacag GGGTCGCCAGAGGCCAGAGGGACCAACGCCAGGCTTCTGGGAGGTGGCTCCGAGAAGGAGGCCAAGAATGTGAGTGCCAAG ATTGGTTCCTGAGAGGCCCTAGAAGAACACTCATGACAGCGCCCAGGCTGACAAAGAAGCCATGTCCCTGTGATCATTTCAAAGGCAGGATGAAGAAAACCA GACACCAAAGACACCACAGGAAGTCAAACACGCTCTCCAAAGCCTGCCAGCAATTTCTCACACGATGTCTGCTAGAAAGCATTGCTCTGCCCTTATAG